DNA from Roseimicrobium sp. ORNL1:
TGCGTGCCACGCAAATCTCCACGCTCTTTGTGCAGCCAGGCAGCCCCAGTCAGGTCAATCTCTCTTCCGCCACCCTCGGAGTTGTGCAGACCGAACTCGGCAACCTTGCCACGAAGAACCGTGCCCAGCTGAGCACCACCTTCGACGCTGGATCTATGGATGTCTCCGACATGATGATGAGAGACACTTTTACGCGATTCAAGAAAAGCGAACTGTCAGGGAACACGGTGCAGAAGCTCGATGACATCGAGAATCTCGAAGCGCAGATGGAGAAGCTCAAGACGAGCAAATCTGAGCAGGCCAAGGCCATCTTCCAGGGTGGTGCTGGAAGGGCGAAACGGAATCTCCAGAGTCAGATTGATGAAGTGCGAACGAGCATCGACCAATCGATCCTCACTCAACCTTACGTGCTGCCCCAGCTGCCCGTCCCAGCCCAGGTTTTGCCCGCACCGCAGGTGCAGCAACAGCAACAGCAACAGCCGCCTTTGGTAGTGGCGCAACCTCCCCCTGTCGTGGGGGTACAGCCACCGCCGCCGCTCGTTGTCGCACCGCCACCTCCCCCTCAACCCGACCCTCTTCAGGTGGGAGACATGAGCATG
Protein-coding regions in this window:
- a CDS encoding regulator of G-protein signaling domain-containing protein is translated as MPHEFNTLDSVLDHPQMRGALRKFLASEYSSENLQFLEAVEAFKAACQDPNVSEQTLRLRATQISTLFVQPGSPSQVNLSSATLGVVQTELGNLATKNRAQLSTTFDAGSMDVSDMMMRDTFTRFKKSELSGNTVQKLDDIENLEAQMEKLKTSKSEQAKAIFQGGAGRAKRNLQSQIDEVRTSIDQSILTQPYVLPQLPVPAQVLPAPQVQQQQQQQPPLVVAQPPPVVGVQPPPPLVVAPPPPPQPDPLQVGDMSMAELAGIQQGRARGVDPSVKQPLQVEDMSMAELAGMQQGRSRAMNPNVKPGSNSLPPNDLGNDSPGTQTHTSVRDSLGKKPEAPNTVKPGQRTHV